DNA from Ignavibacteriales bacterium:
TGAAGCAGTTGATGGTATTGATTCACTTTATAGTATGGTTAAGGGTTTATTTAATAAAACCAGATTGCTAGATGTTATTCAAAACTTCATATATTTCCCTGATAGTGCAAAAGATGATACAAAAATTGTCTGTCGTTATCCCCAATATTATGCAGCAAGAAAAATTTTCGAGAATATAAAACTCAATATGCGTCCGGATGGAAATGGTAAAGGTGGTACTTATTTCGGTGCAACAGGTAGCGGCAAGAGTTATACTATGCTTTATCTTAGTCGAATATTAATGAAAAGTACTCACTTCAAAAGTCCTACAATTATTTTAATTACTGATAGAAAAGATCTTGATGATCAGCTTTCAGCACAATTTACAAATGCAAAAAAATTCATTGGTGATGAAAATATAATAAGTGTTGAAAGTCGTGAGGAATTAAAATCCCACCTTAAAGACAGAAAAAGCGGCGGCGTATTCTTAACAACTATTCACAAATTTACTGAGGCTCTTGAACTGCTCACTGATAGAGCAAATGTCATTTGCATTTCAGATGAAGCTCATCGTTCACAAATAAATCTCGATCAAAAAATTGTAGTCACTGCTAAAGGTGTTGAGCGTAAATATGGTTTTGCAAAATTTTTGCACGATTCATTGCCTAATGCAACTTATGTCGGCTTCACCGGCACTCCTATAGATGCAACTCTTGATGTATTTGGAAATGTTGTCGATGCATATACGATGAAAGAATCAGTCGCTGATGAAATTACAGTAAAAATAGTTTACGAAGGCAGAGCAGCAAAAGTCTTACTGAATGAAGCTAAGTTAAAGGAAATTGAAGAGTACTATAAAAAATGTGCAGCAGAAGGGGCAAACGAATATCAGATTGAAGAAAGTAAACGGGCAACAACTCAACTTGAAGCCATATTGGGTCATCCGGATCGTATAAAGTTATTGGCAAAGGATTTTGTCGAGCATTACGAAAAAAGGATAGAGGAAGCTGCTACGGTAAAAGGTAAAGTTATGTTTGTTGCGGCAAGTCGCCCCATTGCTTTCAGTCTTTACAATGAAATTATAAAATTAAGACCTGCCTGGATTGAGATAAAGGAATGTGATGCAGGTATCGAGCTTAGTGAAAATGAACGCAGAGAAATTAAACCTTCTGAAAAAATAAAACTTGTAATGACTCGCAGTAAAGATGATCCTAAAGAACTCTGGGATTTAATAGGTACAAAAGAATATCGCAAAGAATTAGATCGTCAATTCAAGAATGATAAATCTAATTTTAAAATTGCAATCGTTGTTGATATGTGGATTACTGGTTTCGATGTACCGTTCCTTGATACTATGTATATAGACAAACCGATTCAACAGCATTCACTTATCCAGACTATTTCAAGAGTCAACCGTGTTTATGAAGGCAAAGAAATGGGTTTGGTAGTAGATTATATCGGCATTAAAAGTAATATGAACATCGCTCTTGCTAAATATTCAAAAGTAGATGCAAATGATTTTGAAGATATCAATAAAGCAGTTATTCTTGTAAAAGATCAGCTCGACTTATTATCCAAACTCTTTCATCAGTTTGATACAACTGCTTATTTCCAGGGAACACCTTTGCAGCAGTTAGGATGTCTGAATCGTGGAGTGGAATTTGTACAGCTCACCGATGAATTGGAAAAAAGATTTGTAAATCTCACAAGAAAATTACGCTCTGCATATAATCTTTGCTGCAATAGCGATGCAATATCCCGCACCGAAAGAGATCATATTCATTTCTATCTCGCTATCAAAGCAATCCTCCACAAACTCACAAACGGTGATGCGCCGGATACTGCCCAGATGAATGAACAAGTTAGAAAAATGATTGTAGAAGCATTAATAAGTGAGGGTATTGAGGAAATATTCAAATTGGATGAAAGCGATCCAAAAAATAATTTGGATATTTTTAGTGAAGATTATATGGCCAAAATAGATAAGATAAAATTACCGAATACTAAAATTAAATTGTTACAGAAACTTTTATCTCGTGCAATATCAGAATTCAAAAAAACTAATAGAATCAAAGGCATAGATTTTTCGCAAAAGCTCAGAAAACTTGTGGAGCTTTATAACGAACGCAAAGATTTTGAAGTATTTAAAAGTGATGTATTGGATGACGTTGCTGAACAATTCACAAACTTATTCGAAGAATTAAAAAAAGAACGAAACTCATTTATTGAATTGGGAATTGATTTCGAAGAAAAAGCATTTTACGATATTCTAAAATCAATTGCTGAAAAATATAAATTTGAATATCCGCACGATAAATTAATTGTGCTATCAAGAGCGATAAAAATAATCATTGATGATAAAGCTAAATACACAGACTGGTCGCATCGTGATGATATAAAAGCTGAATTAAAAGTGGATCTGATTTTAATCCTGGCAGAACATGGCTATCCACCAGTTCCAAAAGATGAAGTCTTCAAAGAAATTTTTGAACAAGCAGAAAACTTTAAAAAGTATTCAAGCATTTAATTTGGTATGGTCCATGGCAAATCAAAAATGGTATGAAAAGGCTACTGTCCAAGCTGCACTAGTAGCAATCGCTCCCTCAATTATTACAGCAATTATTGCAATCATTTCTATCGTGTTGACTTATAAGGCTGCTAATACCCAAATTGAATTAAATAAAGATCAATACGAACGTGACAGTATTAATTCAGCACTTCAACTTGAATTAGTTCTCAAACAAATTGAATTGGCGAACAGAAGTTTTTTAAATGATAGTGTTATCAGTCTCCAACAATTAAACATTACAAGAGAAAATTATAGATTATTAGAATCTGAAAGAAATATTAAGAGATCTGCCGATTGGGGAAAGTTACGTAATACTATGTGGGCAATATTTGATTTAACAACTTCAGGTGCGCATGGATTTGTTGCTTTAGATAGCCTTTCTGAAAAAGAAAAGGAAAATAGAAGTAATAAAATTTTGATCCTGCTAAATTCTGAAATAGACAATCCTGTATTAATTGATAATAAAAAATGTCTAGGTTACTGGCGTAACGCAATATCAAAATCTAAAAACCTTAAAGACAAAGCACTAGCCAATCACTTTAAATTTTCTGAGCAAGTATCATCTTTAATGAATGATGTAATTGTTGTATGGGCAGAATTAGTTTTAGACTCTAAAGAGGTATCTCCTACTGGCGGGAAACCGATAATAAAATAAGGTATGAAATTTAAATAATCTAGTTCTAATTGAAATATTCAATTTTACCAGCTGGCTGGTCCAATTCTTTTCAGTGTCGCTTAAGTATCCAAATGAATAAACCTATTCTCATAAAACCCAATTCCTATACTACCAGCTTTCGACAAAAACTAAAATTATGTAACTAAGTCAAGAATTGGGGTATAAGAAGGATATACTAACAACTAATTAGGAGTGTTACTATGTCCTTCACTATTGGTGCAGATCCTGAGTTGATCTGCCACAGAAACGGTCAGTTTGTTCCTGCTCATAATTTTTTCAAGAGTAATAGTTCATTTGGTTTAGATGGATGTGAATCAACTGCTGAGATTCGTCCAGGTCTTTCTGAATCCCCTGTTGATCTAACTTCAAAGATTTATCAAATCTTAGATTACGGTCACGACAAAGCACCTGACCTTGAGTTCATATCAGGACACTACGTGAATGATTATTCAATAGGTGGTCACACACACTTTTCTATTGATCCACTTCCTGAGATTATAGATGGACTGGATATTGTTTTAGGTTCACTTAGCAACTGCATTGATGATAAAATGCAGAGACAGAAAAGAGAACGTTCTGGTTATGGTAAGAAAGGTGCATACAGAAGAAAATCTTACGGTTTTGAATATCGTACACCAGGAAGTTTTCTTCTATCACCTTCTGTTACACTCGTTCACTTCACGCTTGCAAAGCTTACTGTTGTCGGTGTCCTTGAAGACAAGGTAGATTTCAACGAATTAAAAAATCGTCAACATTCCTGTACATTTCTTAAATCACTCAAACATTCATTGCACACAATTCCGGATGATTGCAGAGAAGGCCTTAAAGAACTTGATACACTTCTAGGTAAAAGACTAAACTGGAATCAGGACATACTTCCAAACTGGGGATTAAGGAGGGCAGCATAATGCACTGTCATAATTGTGAAGATGAACTCCGTGATGATCAGGTGCGTTGGGCATTTGAAGAACCATATTGTGAAGATTGTTTTGATAATATGTTCAATTACTGCTGCAGATGTGATGGAGTTATCTACAGAGAATCCGCTCACTATAACGATGAGGGAGATCCATATTGTTCAGATTGCTATGAAAGTAATTATGATGACGATGCGCCCGACAATCCTGCTGTAAGCGATAGTGACAGAGAACTTGTTGTAAAACTTTCACGAAGCTGGCTGCAGGGAAAGATTGAAACAAGGCGACCTCTATTTATAAACGATAAAGATATTTTGCTCAGAACAATCAAAGACAAAGTTGGATTAGTTGATAATCCAATCTATGTATTTGGTTTAACCGACAGAGATGAATATCAATTATCAGTAAGTGCTGATCTGTTTGATAAAGTTCAAACCTTCGTTCAGCTTAATGATCTAAAAGCAATTGTTGTATCCAGTCCTGGATGTAACAGACTTGGGATATCATTAACACTTCGTAAGAATAATCAGAAAGAAATAATTGAGCTGATTAAACAGATCACCACGGTAAGAGAACTGGTTCCCGCCTAATCATTAACAAGGAGTAAAATATAATGTGTGGAATAATGGGCTGGTATAGCTTCGGCAATACTCTGCCCGATAAAGATAAAATAACAAATATGTTTTCATTGCTTGAAAGCCGTGGGCGTGATGCCAGCGGCATTTGTTTTATAAAAGATAATAATCTTATAGTTCACAAAGATGCAATGAAGTCTTCTGAATTTGTAAAGACTGATGACTGGAAAGAACTTGTACTTCCCTCTTCAATGATCCTACATACGAGAATGAAAACTCAGGGATCAGAGAAGAACAATGCAAACAATCATCCTCTGTTCTCAAAGAATGGAATTGCAATTGTACACAATGGAATCATCTATAACGATAAAGAAATCTTTGGCAAGAAAGAACGTGATGCAGAGGTTGATTCAGAATCAATACTTCATCTTCTTTCAATGAAAGTTAAGGGAGATAAAATTAAAAGACTCTTTGATAAAGTAGAAGGTTCTTTTGCAGTTGCTATGCTTGATAAATATTTCCCTGAAAGATTAGTTCTTATCAAAAAAGATAATCCAATTGATCTGTATTACGATTCAAAGGATGATATTCTTTATTTCTGCAGTGAACGAGAAATTATGCAGGAAGCATTATCAATAGAAAAAACAACTGTTCGTGGATTTAATCTGGGAGAAAAAGATTTTCATTTCTATGAGATGCATAACAACTATGCTCTATTTATA
Protein-coding regions in this window:
- a CDS encoding type I restriction endonuclease subunit R, which gives rise to MKFTEEQLEKAVVELFESVHIPHLHGETIHKEISDVLLRDDLKQFLFTQYADDNITPNEVQSIIRQLDILPSSSLYDSNKTFLSLLADGFTIKREDRSKKDLFIQLIDYNPIVNFQSDLFSNTILKAAEPKSDYKAQDNNIYKFVNQLEIQGYEKRIPDGILYINGLPLVAIEFKSAIKEETTIKDAYTQLTIRYKRDIPELFKYNAFCVISDGVNNKIGSLFAKYNYYYAWRKINPEDEAVDGIDSLYSMVKGLFNKTRLLDVIQNFIYFPDSAKDDTKIVCRYPQYYAARKIFENIKLNMRPDGNGKGGTYFGATGSGKSYTMLYLSRILMKSTHFKSPTIILITDRKDLDDQLSAQFTNAKKFIGDENIISVESREELKSHLKDRKSGGVFLTTIHKFTEALELLTDRANVICISDEAHRSQINLDQKIVVTAKGVERKYGFAKFLHDSLPNATYVGFTGTPIDATLDVFGNVVDAYTMKESVADEITVKIVYEGRAAKVLLNEAKLKEIEEYYKKCAAEGANEYQIEESKRATTQLEAILGHPDRIKLLAKDFVEHYEKRIEEAATVKGKVMFVAASRPIAFSLYNEIIKLRPAWIEIKECDAGIELSENERREIKPSEKIKLVMTRSKDDPKELWDLIGTKEYRKELDRQFKNDKSNFKIAIVVDMWITGFDVPFLDTMYIDKPIQQHSLIQTISRVNRVYEGKEMGLVVDYIGIKSNMNIALAKYSKVDANDFEDINKAVILVKDQLDLLSKLFHQFDTTAYFQGTPLQQLGCLNRGVEFVQLTDELEKRFVNLTRKLRSAYNLCCNSDAISRTERDHIHFYLAIKAILHKLTNGDAPDTAQMNEQVRKMIVEALISEGIEEIFKLDESDPKNNLDIFSEDYMAKIDKIKLPNTKIKLLQKLLSRAISEFKKTNRIKGIDFSQKLRKLVELYNERKDFEVFKSDVLDDVAEQFTNLFEELKKERNSFIELGIDFEEKAFYDILKSIAEKYKFEYPHDKLIVLSRAIKIIIDDKAKYTDWSHRDDIKAELKVDLILILAEHGYPPVPKDEVFKEIFEQAENFKKYSSI